One Nostoc sp. UHCC 0302 DNA window includes the following coding sequences:
- a CDS encoding high light inducible protein: MPDIKKTTSSVSEDPNALRWGFTPQSENWNGRFAMIGFLSAILLEVFSGQGFLHFWGIL, from the coding sequence ATGCCAGACATTAAGAAAACTACGTCGTCAGTTTCTGAAGATCCTAATGCTTTGCGTTGGGGATTCACTCCTCAAAGCGAAAATTGGAATGGTCGTTTTGCGATGATTGGTTTTTTATCCGCTATTTTACTTGAAGTGTTTTCTGGGCAAGGTTTCCTTCATTTTTG